A region of Actinomycetota bacterium DNA encodes the following proteins:
- the rpsG gene encoding 30S ribosomal protein S7, translating into MPRKGPAPSRQTRPDPKYGSTLVTQFINRVMRDGKRSTAERIVYDALAHIGSRTQGGDPLSVLKRAVDNVRPSLEVKSRRVGGATYQVPIEVRPARSTTLALRWVVGYARIRREHTMAERLAGEILDASNGVGAAVKRREDTHKMAEANRAFAHYRW; encoded by the coding sequence ATGCCGCGCAAGGGCCCCGCACCGAGCCGCCAGACGCGCCCCGACCCCAAGTACGGGTCCACGCTCGTCACCCAGTTCATCAACCGCGTGATGCGGGACGGCAAGCGCTCGACCGCCGAGCGCATTGTCTACGACGCGCTCGCGCACATCGGTTCGCGTACCCAGGGTGGCGACCCGCTGTCGGTGCTCAAGCGTGCCGTCGACAACGTCCGGCCCTCGCTCGAGGTCAAGTCGCGCCGCGTGGGCGGTGCGACCTACCAGGTCCCGATCGAGGTCCGTCCCGCCCGCTCGACGACCCTCGCCCTCCGCTGGGTCGTCGGCTACGCCCGGATCCGTCGTGAGCACACGATGGCCGAGCGACTCGCCGGCGAGATCCTCGACGCCTCCAACGGCGTCGGTGCCGCCGTCAAGCGTCGCGAGGACACCCACAAGATGGCCGAGGCCAACCGCGCCTTCGCCCACTACCGATGGTGA
- the rpsL gene encoding 30S ribosomal protein S12, with protein sequence MPTIQQLVRNGRKAKTGKTKSPALKGSPQRRGVCTRVYTTTPKKPNSALRKVCRVRLTSGIEVTAYIPGEGHNLQEHSIVLVRGGRVKDLPGVRYKVIRGALDAAPVRDRKQARSRYGVKKEA encoded by the coding sequence ATGCCCACCATCCAGCAGTTGGTGCGCAACGGCCGCAAGGCGAAGACCGGCAAGACCAAGTCGCCTGCCCTGAAGGGCTCGCCGCAGCGGCGCGGTGTGTGCACGCGCGTGTACACGACGACACCGAAGAAGCCGAACTCGGCCCTGCGCAAGGTCTGCCGTGTGCGCCTGACCTCCGGGATCGAGGTCACGGCCTACATCCCCGGCGAGGGCCACAACCTGCAGGAGCACTCGATCGTGCTCGTGCGCGGAGGTCGTGTGAAGGACCTGCCGGGCGTCCGTTACAAGGTCATCCGGGGCGCACTTGACGCCGCCCCGGTTCGCGACCGCAAGCAGGCACGGTCGCGCTACGGCGTGAAGAAGGAGGCCTGA